A window from Leptothermofonsia sichuanensis E412 encodes these proteins:
- a CDS encoding CheR family methyltransferase: MHLETIAALLSKRAGFDAKIIGDRKIARAVETRRVACHLPDLEAYLKTLQSSPQEFNELVEHIVVPETWFFRDRKPFDFLVNFVRAEWLLKPGAAKLRVLSIPCSTGEEPYSIAIALLEAGLPVNRFSIDAVDISQQALAKAQRAIYGRNSFRGEDWVDRNRYFQAVEDKYTVCPIVRNAVNFRQGNVLNEMVVIQPKYDIIFCRNLLIYLEDSACQQILNTLHSLLASQGLLFVGASETGKVVSDRFSYLRQSFTFAYRKVDSIQPPVLSSQSILSQSVSPPSLVTSFKQPKLKPAVSQATIPAIQLPERKAAVNTQAHSEPSLRSQAATPSVNTLPDSDLQQAKQLADAGHLVAAIDCCKNYLETHCTNAEAYTLLGTLYQATMNYAQAERCLQKALYLQPNAYEALMHLALLKESRGDAIAAKRLWQRIQKLQPTS, from the coding sequence ATGCATCTGGAGACAATCGCAGCCCTTCTCAGTAAACGAGCTGGCTTTGATGCCAAAATCATTGGTGACCGTAAGATTGCCAGAGCGGTTGAGACTCGGCGAGTTGCCTGTCATTTGCCTGACCTTGAGGCTTATCTTAAAACGCTGCAATCTTCCCCCCAGGAATTCAACGAACTGGTGGAACATATTGTTGTGCCCGAAACCTGGTTTTTCCGCGATCGCAAGCCGTTTGATTTTCTGGTCAATTTTGTCCGGGCGGAATGGTTGCTGAAACCAGGAGCGGCAAAACTGCGGGTGTTAAGTATTCCCTGTTCTACGGGGGAAGAACCTTACTCTATTGCGATCGCTTTACTGGAAGCCGGTTTACCAGTCAATCGATTCAGTATCGATGCAGTTGATATCAGTCAACAGGCGTTAGCCAAAGCACAACGAGCCATCTACGGCAGAAATTCCTTTCGTGGGGAAGATTGGGTCGATCGCAACCGCTATTTTCAAGCTGTCGAGGATAAGTACACCGTCTGTCCCATTGTCCGCAACGCAGTGAATTTTCGGCAGGGTAATGTCCTGAATGAGATGGTCGTGATTCAGCCGAAGTACGATATCATTTTTTGTCGCAATCTACTGATATACCTGGAAGATTCTGCCTGTCAGCAAATTCTCAATACATTACATAGTCTCCTCGCTTCACAGGGTTTGTTGTTTGTTGGCGCTTCTGAGACAGGCAAAGTAGTGAGCGATCGCTTTTCCTATCTGCGGCAATCTTTTACATTTGCCTATCGGAAGGTTGATTCTATTCAACCTCCTGTACTTTCATCCCAATCGATCTTATCCCAGTCAGTTTCGCCCCCATCATTGGTGACGAGTTTCAAGCAACCGAAGCTTAAACCTGCGGTTTCTCAGGCAACCATTCCAGCCATTCAGTTACCTGAGCGTAAAGCAGCGGTCAACACGCAGGCTCACTCTGAACCATCTTTACGATCCCAGGCGGCTACTCCATCTGTCAATACTCTACCTGATTCCGATCTCCAGCAGGCAAAACAACTGGCGGATGCAGGCCATTTGGTAGCCGCCATCGATTGTTGCAAAAATTATTTAGAAACTCACTGCACCAATGCGGAAGCCTACACATTGTTGGGCACTCTATACCAGGCAACAATGAATTATGCACAGGCAGAACGCTGTCTTCAAAAGGCATTGTACCTTCAACCCAACGCTTATGAGGCACTGATGCACCTCGCCCTATTAAAAGAATCTCGTGGGGATGCGATCGCGGCAAAACGATTATGGCAACGGATTCAAAAACTTCAACCGACTTCTTAA
- a CDS encoding chemotaxis protein CheW codes for MLLLVFYVGKNLYAIETSRVVEVIPRVSYREVHHVPEYVAGVFNYRGSIVPVIDLCRLIRGTPSKGYLSTRVMMVSYPRPDGTPRHIGLMAERVIETLDKAETDFKDVGIQANEAPYLGGIITDKKGMIQRIRLEQLFSDVQHMNLLSAGA; via the coding sequence ATGCTGCTGTTAGTTTTCTACGTCGGTAAAAATTTATATGCGATTGAGACTTCCCGTGTGGTGGAAGTGATTCCACGGGTTTCTTACCGGGAAGTACACCATGTGCCCGAATACGTGGCAGGTGTGTTTAACTATCGTGGTTCCATTGTTCCGGTCATTGATCTCTGCCGGTTAATTCGAGGAACTCCCAGTAAAGGTTACCTGAGTACCCGTGTCATGATGGTGAGCTATCCCCGACCCGATGGTACGCCCCGACATATTGGCTTAATGGCAGAACGAGTCATTGAAACCCTGGATAAAGCGGAAACCGACTTTAAAGATGTGGGAATTCAGGCGAATGAAGCGCCCTATCTGGGCGGCATCATTACGGACAAGAAGGGAATGATTCAACGAATTCGTCTGGAGCAACTTTTTTCAGATGTGCAGCACATGAACTTGTTAAGTGCAGGAGCATGA